From a single Micromonospora sp. WMMD1102 genomic region:
- a CDS encoding DNA-directed RNA polymerase subunit beta, producing MAASRPAKTSRTSSAFAPRRISFGRITEHLEVPNLLAIQNESFDWLVGNEAWQGRSADDPHARSGLAEILDEISPIEDFSGTMSLSFSAPRFDEVKASIEECKEKDLTYCAPLFVTAEFTNNTTGEIKSQTVFMGDFPMMTPKGTFIINGTERVVVSQLVRSPGVYFDKQPDKTSDRDLSSVKVIPSRGAWLEFDIDKRDTVGVRIDRKRRQAVTVLLKAIGWTNEQIRERFGWSELMMTTLEKDHIAGVDEALLDIYRKLRPGEPPTRENAQTLLDNLFFNPKRYDVAKVGRYKFNKKLEVDVPINTGTLTEDDIVATVEYLCRLHAGEEGYEADDIDHFGNRRLRTVGELIQNQVRVGLSRMERVVRERMTTQDVEAITPQTLINIRPVVAAIKEFFGTSQLSQFMDQTNPLAGLTHRRRLSALGPGGLSRERAGFEVRDVHPSHYGRMCPIETPEGPNIGLIGALSTFGRVNPFGFIETPYRKVVEGRVTDQIDYLTADEEDRFVKAQANTALRADGSFAEDRVLVRRKGGEIDYVAPTAVDYMDVSPRQMVSVATAMIPFLEHDDANRALMGANMQRQAVPLVKAESPLVGTGMEYRAAVDAGDVVVAEVGGVVEDLCADYVTVHQDDGHRRTYLLHKFRRSNAGSCVNQKPIVFEGDRVEAGQVIADGPCTDDGEMALGRNLLVAFMPWEGHNYEDAIILSQRLVQQDALTSIHIEEHEVDARDTKLGPEEITRDIPNVSEEMLADLDERGIIRIGAEVVTGDILVGKVTPKGETELTPEERLLRAIFGEKAREVRDTSLKVPHGETGTVIGVRTFSREDGDELPPGVNELVRVYVAQKRKIQDGDKLAGRHGNKGVISKILPVEDMPFLEDGTPVDIVLNPLGVPSRMNIGQVLETHLGWVAKTGWQVDGDDADWKRALRSIDADSSEPDTNVATPVFDGAKEEEISGLLSSTLPNRDGKQLIGASGKAQLFDGRSGEPLPDPIAVGYIYILKLNHLVDDKIHARSTGPYSMITQQPLGGKAQFGGQRFGEMECWAMQAYGAAYALQELLTIKSDDVLGRVKVYEAIVKGENIPEPGIPESFKVLLKELQSLCLNVEVLSSDGVALEMRETDDEVFRAAEELGIDLSRREPSSVEEV from the coding sequence TTGGCAGCTTCCCGCCCTGCGAAGACCAGTCGTACGTCGAGCGCTTTCGCGCCCCGCCGAATCTCCTTCGGCAGGATTACCGAACACCTCGAGGTCCCCAACCTCCTTGCCATCCAGAACGAGTCCTTCGACTGGCTGGTTGGCAACGAGGCTTGGCAGGGCCGGTCGGCTGACGACCCGCACGCTCGATCGGGTCTCGCCGAGATCCTCGACGAGATCAGTCCCATTGAGGACTTTTCTGGCACAATGTCGCTCTCCTTCTCCGCGCCCCGCTTCGACGAGGTCAAGGCCTCGATCGAGGAGTGCAAGGAGAAGGACCTGACCTACTGCGCCCCGCTCTTCGTGACCGCGGAGTTCACCAACAACACCACCGGCGAGATCAAGAGCCAGACGGTGTTCATGGGTGACTTCCCGATGATGACGCCGAAGGGCACCTTCATCATCAACGGCACCGAGCGCGTGGTGGTCAGCCAGCTCGTCCGGTCCCCGGGCGTCTACTTCGACAAGCAGCCGGACAAGACCTCCGACCGCGACCTCTCCAGCGTCAAGGTGATCCCGAGCCGGGGTGCCTGGCTGGAGTTCGACATCGACAAGCGCGACACCGTCGGTGTCCGCATCGACCGTAAGCGCCGGCAGGCCGTCACCGTCCTGCTCAAGGCGATCGGTTGGACCAACGAGCAGATCCGCGAGCGGTTCGGCTGGTCCGAGCTGATGATGACCACCCTGGAGAAGGACCACATCGCCGGGGTGGACGAGGCGCTGCTCGACATCTACCGCAAGCTCCGGCCCGGCGAGCCCCCGACCCGGGAGAACGCCCAGACCCTGCTCGACAACCTCTTCTTCAACCCGAAGAGGTACGACGTAGCCAAGGTCGGCCGATACAAGTTCAACAAGAAGCTCGAAGTCGACGTGCCGATCAACACCGGCACGCTCACCGAGGACGACATCGTCGCCACCGTGGAATACCTCTGCCGGCTGCACGCCGGTGAGGAGGGCTACGAGGCCGACGACATCGACCACTTCGGCAACCGCCGGCTGCGTACCGTGGGCGAGCTGATCCAGAACCAGGTTCGGGTCGGCCTCTCCCGGATGGAGCGGGTGGTCCGGGAGCGGATGACCACCCAGGACGTCGAGGCGATCACCCCGCAGACCCTGATCAACATCCGCCCGGTGGTGGCGGCGATCAAGGAGTTCTTCGGTACGTCGCAGCTGTCCCAGTTCATGGACCAGACCAACCCGCTGGCGGGGCTGACCCACCGGCGCCGGCTGAGCGCGCTCGGCCCGGGTGGTCTGTCCCGGGAGCGGGCCGGCTTCGAGGTCCGGGACGTGCACCCGTCCCACTACGGCCGGATGTGCCCGATCGAGACGCCGGAAGGCCCGAACATCGGCCTGATCGGCGCCCTGTCGACCTTCGGCCGGGTCAACCCGTTCGGCTTCATCGAGACGCCGTACCGGAAGGTCGTCGAGGGTCGGGTCACCGACCAGATCGACTACCTGACCGCCGACGAGGAGGACCGGTTCGTCAAGGCGCAGGCCAACACGGCGCTGCGGGCGGACGGTTCCTTCGCCGAGGACCGGGTCCTGGTCCGTCGGAAGGGCGGCGAGATCGACTACGTCGCGCCGACCGCCGTGGACTACATGGACGTGTCGCCGCGCCAGATGGTGTCGGTCGCCACCGCCATGATCCCGTTCCTCGAGCACGACGACGCCAACCGGGCACTGATGGGCGCGAACATGCAGCGCCAGGCGGTGCCGCTGGTCAAGGCCGAGTCGCCGCTGGTCGGCACCGGCATGGAGTACCGGGCCGCGGTCGACGCCGGTGACGTGGTCGTCGCCGAGGTCGGCGGCGTGGTCGAGGACCTCTGCGCCGACTACGTGACGGTGCACCAGGACGACGGCCACCGGCGTACCTACCTCCTGCACAAGTTCCGCCGCTCCAACGCGGGTTCCTGCGTCAACCAGAAGCCGATCGTCTTCGAGGGCGACCGGGTCGAGGCGGGCCAGGTCATCGCGGACGGCCCGTGCACCGACGACGGCGAGATGGCGCTCGGCCGCAACCTGCTGGTCGCCTTCATGCCGTGGGAGGGTCACAACTACGAGGACGCGATCATCCTGTCGCAGCGCCTCGTCCAGCAGGACGCCCTCACCTCGATCCACATCGAGGAGCACGAGGTCGACGCCCGGGACACCAAGCTCGGTCCGGAGGAGATCACCCGCGACATCCCGAACGTCAGTGAGGAGATGCTCGCCGACCTCGACGAACGCGGCATCATCCGGATCGGCGCCGAGGTCGTCACCGGCGACATCCTGGTCGGCAAGGTCACGCCCAAGGGCGAGACCGAGCTGACCCCGGAGGAGCGGCTGCTCCGCGCGATCTTCGGCGAGAAGGCGCGCGAGGTCCGGGACACCTCGCTGAAGGTGCCGCACGGCGAGACCGGCACGGTCATCGGCGTACGCACGTTCAGCCGGGAGGACGGCGACGAGCTGCCGCCGGGCGTCAACGAGCTGGTCCGGGTCTACGTGGCGCAGAAGCGGAAGATCCAGGACGGCGACAAGCTCGCCGGCCGGCACGGCAACAAGGGCGTCATCTCCAAGATCCTGCCGGTCGAGGACATGCCGTTCCTGGAGGACGGCACCCCGGTCGACATCGTGCTCAACCCGCTCGGCGTGCCGAGCCGGATGAACATCGGCCAGGTGCTGGAGACCCACCTCGGGTGGGTCGCCAAGACCGGCTGGCAGGTCGACGGTGACGACGCCGACTGGAAGCGGGCGCTGCGTTCGATCGACGCGGACTCCTCCGAGCCGGACACCAACGTGGCGACGCCGGTCTTCGACGGCGCGAAGGAGGAGGAGATCTCCGGTCTGCTCTCGTCGACCCTGCCCAACCGGGACGGCAAGCAGCTGATCGGCGCGAGCGGCAAGGCGCAGCTCTTCGACGGACGTTCCGGCGAGCCGCTGCCCGACCCGATCGCGGTCGGCTACATCTACATCCTCAAGCTGAACCACCTGGTCGACGACAAGATCCACGCTCGGTCGACCGGCCCGTACTCGATGATCACGCAGCAGCCGCTGGGTGGTAAGGCGCAGTTCGGTGGCCAGCGGTTCGGCGAGATGGAGTGCTGGGCGATGCAGGCGTACGGCGCCGCGTACGCGCTCCAGGAGCTGCTGACGATCAAGTCCGACGACGTACTCGGCCGGGTCAAGGTGTACGAGGCGATCGTCAAGGGCGAGAACATTCCCGAGCCGGGCATCCCGGAGTCCTTCAAGGTGCTGCTCAAGGAGCTTCAGTCGCTGTGCCTCAACGTCGAGGTGCTCTCCAGCGACGGTGTGGCCCTGGAGATGCGCGAGACCGACGACGAGGTCTTCCGGGCGGCGGAGGAACTCGGCATCGACCTGTCCCGGCGCGAGCCGAGCTCGGTCGAAGAGGTGTGA
- the rplL gene encoding 50S ribosomal protein L7/L12 yields the protein MAKLSTEELLDAFKEMTLIELSEFVKQFETTFEVTAAAPVAVAAGGAAAPAAEAEPEQDEFDVILEADGGKKIQVIKVVRELTGLGLKEAKDLVEGAPKPVVEKANKETAEKAKAKLEAEGAKVTLK from the coding sequence ATGGCGAAGCTCAGCACCGAAGAGCTGCTCGACGCGTTCAAGGAGATGACGCTGATCGAGCTCTCGGAGTTCGTGAAGCAGTTCGAGACCACCTTCGAGGTGACCGCCGCCGCGCCGGTGGCCGTCGCCGCCGGTGGCGCCGCGGCCCCGGCTGCCGAGGCCGAGCCGGAGCAGGACGAGTTCGACGTCATCCTGGAGGCCGACGGCGGCAAGAAGATCCAGGTCATCAAGGTCGTGCGTGAGCTGACCGGCCTGGGCCTGAAGGAGGCCAAGGACCTCGTCGAGGGCGCGCCGAAGCCGGTCGTCGAGAAGGCCAACAAGGAGACCGCGGAGAAGGCCAAGGCCAAGCTCGAGGCCGAGGGCGCCAAGGTCACCCTCAAGTAG
- the rplJ gene encoding 50S ribosomal protein L10 produces MADKPVRADKATAVAELTEHFRNAGATVLTEYRGLTVAQLTQLRRSLGRETTYEVAKNTLAKRAATDAGIAGLDELFTGPTALTFVSGDVVEAAKGLREFAKANPKLVIKGGVFEGRAISADEVNKLADLESREVLLAKMAGAMKGSLSKAAALFQAPLAQTARLAAALQDKREKEGQAA; encoded by the coding sequence ATGGCGGACAAGCCGGTTCGGGCCGACAAGGCCACCGCCGTCGCCGAGCTCACCGAACACTTCCGCAACGCGGGAGCCACCGTGCTCACCGAGTACCGCGGACTGACGGTCGCCCAGCTGACCCAGCTGCGCCGCTCGCTGGGTCGGGAGACGACCTACGAGGTGGCGAAGAACACGCTGGCCAAGCGTGCCGCGACGGACGCTGGCATTGCCGGCCTCGACGAGCTGTTCACCGGTCCTACCGCGCTGACCTTCGTCTCCGGTGACGTGGTCGAGGCGGCGAAGGGCCTGCGGGAGTTCGCGAAGGCCAACCCGAAGCTCGTCATCAAGGGTGGCGTCTTCGAGGGCCGGGCGATCAGCGCCGACGAGGTCAACAAGCTCGCCGACCTCGAGTCCCGCGAGGTGCTGCTGGCCAAGATGGCCGGCGCGATGAAGGGCAGCCTGAGCAAGGCCGCTGCCCTGTTCCAGGCGCCGCTGGCGCAGACCGCCCGGTTGGCGGCTGCCCTGCAGGACAAGCGTGAGAAGGAGGGGCAGGCCGCCTGA
- a CDS encoding ATP-binding cassette domain-containing protein — protein sequence MRVDQVWLRYGRRAPWVLRAVELEIGPGQSAVVLGRNGVGKSTLLQLAVGVLRPSRGAVRDRPRTVGWVPERFPAEQPYTVARYLTGMGRIRGLPGAAADRAATGWIERLGLAAYRDVRLPALSKGTAQKVGLAQALLRPPGLLVLDEPWEGLDGPTRELVPELIREVLDDGGRVLVSDHRGETVRLPYAMRWSVADATVTVTPPDASGEGAAGTPAAGAGFAPGQRVVGAGTSVVEIAVPTDRALETVAALRRAGHQVLGVRSAEPLSGASSSVEPLKAEPLTAEPLNAGPPPAQTRPGADAGEAS from the coding sequence GTGCGAGTGGATCAGGTCTGGCTGCGCTACGGCCGCCGTGCCCCGTGGGTGCTGCGGGCGGTCGAGCTGGAGATCGGCCCCGGGCAGAGCGCCGTGGTACTCGGCCGCAACGGCGTGGGCAAGTCGACGCTGCTGCAACTGGCGGTCGGGGTACTGCGGCCGAGCCGGGGAGCCGTCCGGGATCGGCCTCGGACGGTGGGCTGGGTGCCGGAGCGGTTTCCGGCGGAGCAGCCGTACACGGTGGCGCGGTACCTGACCGGGATGGGCCGGATCCGTGGGCTCCCGGGCGCGGCGGCGGACCGTGCCGCCACCGGCTGGATCGAGCGTCTCGGGCTGGCGGCGTACCGCGACGTCCGGCTGCCGGCGCTGTCCAAGGGCACCGCCCAGAAGGTCGGACTCGCCCAGGCCCTGCTCCGGCCCCCCGGCCTGCTCGTCCTCGACGAGCCCTGGGAGGGGCTGGACGGGCCCACCCGCGAACTGGTCCCCGAGTTGATCAGGGAGGTGCTCGACGACGGCGGCAGGGTGCTGGTCAGCGACCACCGGGGCGAGACGGTCCGGCTGCCGTACGCGATGCGGTGGAGTGTGGCCGACGCGACGGTGACCGTCACGCCTCCGGACGCCAGCGGCGAGGGGGCCGCCGGGACCCCCGCCGCCGGGGCCGGGTTCGCACCCGGGCAGCGGGTCGTCGGGGCCGGCACGTCGGTGGTGGAGATCGCGGTGCCGACCGACCGGGCCCTGGAGACCGTCGCCGCGCTGCGCCGCGCCGGCCACCAGGTGCTCGGGGTACGCTCCGCCGAGCCGCTGTCCGGCGCGTCGTCGTCCGTCGAGCCGCTGAAGGCCGAGCCGCTGACTGCCGAGCCGCTGAATGCCGGCCCGCCGCCCGCGCAGACGAGGCCGGGCGCGGATGCCGGGGAGGCGTCGTGA
- the rplA gene encoding 50S ribosomal protein L1, whose amino-acid sequence MQRSKSYRKAAEAIDRDKLYNPVEAVKLAKGSSTVKFDATVEVAMRLGVDPRKADQMVRGTVNLPHGTGKTARVIVFAAGAKAEEATAAGADVVGTDELVARIQEGWLDFDAAIATPDQMAKIGRIARILGPRGLMPNPKTGTVTMDVTKAVSDIKGGKITFRVDKHSNLHMIIGKASFSETQLVDNYAAVLDEVLRSKPSAAKGKYLRKVTITTTMGPGVPVDPNVVKNLRESAED is encoded by the coding sequence ATGCAGCGCAGCAAGAGCTACCGCAAGGCCGCCGAGGCCATCGACCGGGACAAGCTCTACAACCCGGTCGAGGCCGTCAAGCTGGCCAAGGGGAGCAGCACCGTCAAGTTCGACGCCACGGTCGAGGTCGCGATGCGCCTCGGCGTCGACCCCCGCAAGGCGGACCAGATGGTCCGGGGCACGGTCAACCTGCCGCACGGCACCGGCAAGACCGCCCGCGTGATCGTCTTCGCGGCCGGCGCCAAGGCCGAGGAGGCCACCGCCGCCGGAGCCGACGTGGTCGGCACCGACGAGCTGGTCGCCCGGATCCAGGAGGGCTGGCTGGACTTCGACGCGGCGATCGCCACGCCGGACCAGATGGCCAAGATCGGCCGGATCGCGCGGATCCTGGGCCCGCGCGGCCTGATGCCGAACCCGAAGACCGGCACGGTGACCATGGACGTCACCAAGGCCGTCTCGGACATCAAGGGTGGCAAGATCACCTTCCGGGTGGACAAGCACTCCAACCTGCACATGATCATCGGCAAGGCCTCGTTCTCCGAGACCCAGCTGGTCGACAACTACGCCGCGGTGCTCGACGAGGTGCTCCGGTCCAAGCCCTCCGCGGCCAAGGGCAAGTACCTCAGGAAGGTCACCATCACCACGACCATGGGTCCGGGCGTGCCGGTCGACCCGAACGTGGTGAAGAACCTGCGGGAGTCGGCCGAGGACTAA
- the rplK gene encoding 50S ribosomal protein L11 produces the protein MPPKKKLVKTFTLQLPAGQATPAPPVGPALGQHGVNIMEFCKSYNAQTESQRGDIVPAEISVYEDRTFTFVLKTPPAARLLIKAAGVPKGSGVPHTQKVGSVTRAQLREIAEKKMADLNANDIDHAEKIIAGTARSMGITVKE, from the coding sequence ATGCCTCCGAAGAAGAAGCTCGTCAAGACGTTCACGCTTCAGCTGCCGGCGGGCCAGGCCACCCCGGCACCGCCGGTCGGCCCGGCGCTGGGTCAGCACGGTGTCAACATCATGGAGTTCTGCAAGTCGTACAACGCCCAGACCGAGTCGCAGCGCGGTGACATCGTGCCGGCCGAGATCAGCGTGTACGAGGACCGGACCTTCACCTTCGTGCTGAAGACCCCGCCCGCCGCCCGGCTGCTGATCAAGGCCGCCGGCGTGCCGAAGGGCTCCGGCGTCCCGCACACCCAGAAGGTCGGCTCGGTCACCCGCGCCCAGCTGCGCGAGATCGCCGAGAAGAAGATGGCCGACCTGAACGCCAACGACATCGACCACGCCGAGAAGATCATCGCCGGCACCGCCCGGTCGATGGGCATCACGGTCAAGGAATAG
- the nusG gene encoding transcription termination/antitermination protein NusG, whose protein sequence is MPEYDETAETPDEQSAVATASGNESVEAASEPGFDAAEAPEEDYDPVAELRQKLRYAPGDWYVVHSYAGYENKVKTNLETRITSLDMEEFIYQVEVPTREEVEVKNGKRLQVQNKVFPGYILVRMELTPESYSCVRNTPGVTGFVGATDRADRPAPLSLDEVLKWLAPAVETETKKAKPEVKVLDFEVGDSVTVTDGAFASLPATISEINADQQKLKVLVSIFGRETPVELNFNQVAKI, encoded by the coding sequence GTGCCTGAGTACGACGAGACCGCCGAGACCCCGGACGAGCAGTCCGCGGTGGCGACGGCGAGCGGTAACGAGTCGGTCGAGGCCGCCAGCGAGCCGGGGTTCGACGCTGCCGAGGCTCCGGAGGAGGACTACGACCCGGTCGCCGAGCTGCGGCAGAAGCTGCGCTACGCGCCCGGCGACTGGTATGTGGTCCATTCGTACGCCGGTTACGAGAACAAGGTCAAGACGAACCTGGAGACCCGGATCACCAGCCTCGACATGGAGGAGTTCATCTACCAGGTCGAGGTGCCGACCCGGGAAGAGGTCGAGGTCAAGAACGGCAAGCGCCTCCAGGTCCAGAACAAGGTCTTCCCGGGCTACATCCTGGTCCGGATGGAGCTGACCCCGGAGTCGTACTCCTGCGTGCGCAACACCCCGGGGGTGACCGGCTTCGTCGGGGCGACCGACCGGGCCGACCGGCCCGCGCCGCTCTCGCTCGACGAGGTGCTCAAGTGGCTCGCCCCGGCGGTGGAGACCGAGACCAAGAAGGCGAAGCCGGAGGTCAAGGTGCTCGACTTCGAGGTCGGTGACTCGGTCACGGTGACCGACGGCGCCTTCGCCTCGCTGCCGGCCACGATCAGCGAGATCAACGCCGACCAGCAGAAGCTCAAGGTGCTCGTCTCGATCTTCGGTCGGGAGACTCCGGTCGAGCTGAACTTCAACCAGGTCGCCAAGATCTGA
- the secE gene encoding preprotein translocase subunit SecE produces MADKNRRDEDDNDRLDDEMIDDAVDDDADEADEPVGRGGTATRERTRADSADSRPKTKTEGRVGMFGRLARFFREVVAELRKVIWPTRKELLTYTAVVVVFVAVVLTIVAGLDYAFARGVLWVFGGSS; encoded by the coding sequence GTGGCCGACAAGAATCGGCGCGACGAGGACGACAACGACCGTCTCGACGACGAGATGATCGACGACGCCGTCGACGATGACGCCGACGAGGCGGACGAGCCGGTCGGCCGGGGTGGCACCGCCACCCGGGAGCGGACCAGGGCCGATTCGGCGGACAGCAGGCCCAAGACCAAGACCGAGGGTCGGGTCGGAATGTTCGGCCGGCTTGCCCGGTTCTTCCGCGAGGTCGTGGCAGAGCTGCGTAAGGTCATCTGGCCGACCCGCAAGGAGCTGCTGACCTACACCGCCGTGGTGGTCGTGTTCGTCGCCGTGGTGCTGACGATCGTGGCCGGGCTGGACTACGCCTTCGCCCGCGGCGTGCTGTGGGTCTTCGGCGGCTCCAGCTGA
- a CDS encoding MaoC family dehydratase — protein MDLSPRTFRITRADLVRYAGASGDFNPIHWSERFATKVGLPGVIAHGMFTMALVGRAVTDWAGSPDAVLEYSVRFTRPVPVPDDDEGTEIEVSAAVRGEPADGLTRLDLTATCQGEKVLAQARAVIRTPA, from the coding sequence ATGGACCTGTCACCCCGTACCTTCCGGATCACCCGCGCCGACCTGGTCCGCTACGCGGGCGCCTCGGGCGACTTCAACCCGATCCACTGGAGCGAACGGTTCGCCACCAAGGTCGGGCTGCCCGGGGTGATCGCGCACGGCATGTTCACCATGGCGCTGGTCGGGCGGGCCGTCACCGACTGGGCCGGCTCGCCGGACGCGGTGCTGGAGTACAGCGTCCGGTTCACCCGGCCGGTGCCGGTGCCGGACGACGACGAGGGCACCGAGATCGAGGTGAGTGCCGCCGTACGCGGCGAGCCGGCGGACGGTCTCACCCGGCTCGACCTGACCGCCACCTGCCAGGGCGAGAAGGTGTTGGCCCAGGCACGGGCGGTGATCCGCACCCCCGCCTAG
- a CDS encoding MaoC family dehydratase N-terminal domain-containing protein, translating into MSLDPSFVGRSYPPTPPYQVGREKIREFATAIGADDPAYHDPDAARALGHADVVAPPTYPFTITMAASRQIVEDPELGIDYSRVVHGDQRFRYTRPVVAGDELVCVNTVEEIVNRAGHGFMTTRTEVSTSAGEPVVTVWTKLVVRGEG; encoded by the coding sequence ATGTCCCTGGACCCGTCCTTCGTCGGCCGCAGCTATCCGCCGACCCCGCCCTACCAGGTGGGCCGCGAGAAGATCCGAGAGTTCGCCACGGCGATCGGCGCCGACGACCCGGCGTACCACGATCCGGATGCCGCCCGCGCGCTCGGGCACGCCGACGTGGTGGCGCCGCCGACCTATCCGTTCACGATCACCATGGCGGCCAGCCGGCAGATCGTCGAGGATCCCGAGCTCGGCATCGACTACAGCCGGGTGGTCCACGGCGACCAGCGGTTCCGCTACACCCGGCCGGTGGTCGCCGGTGACGAGCTGGTCTGCGTGAACACGGTCGAGGAGATCGTCAACCGGGCCGGGCACGGCTTCATGACCACCCGTACCGAGGTGAGCACGAGTGCCGGGGAGCCGGTGGTCACCGTCTGGACCAAGCTCGTCGTACGCGGAGAGGGCTGA
- the rpmG gene encoding 50S ribosomal protein L33, whose amino-acid sequence MAKATDVRPKITLACVECKERNYITRKNRRNDPDRIELKKFCPRDGKHTVHRETR is encoded by the coding sequence GTGGCCAAGGCGACCGATGTCCGTCCCAAGATCACTTTGGCGTGTGTGGAGTGCAAGGAGCGCAACTACATCACGCGTAAGAACCGCCGTAACGACCCGGACCGCATCGAGCTGAAGAAGTTCTGCCCCCGGGACGGCAAGCACACCGTTCACCGCGAGACCCGCTGA